One window of the Salvia splendens isolate huo1 chromosome 1, SspV2, whole genome shotgun sequence genome contains the following:
- the LOC121808893 gene encoding transmembrane emp24 domain-containing protein p24beta3-like — protein METTGGIIRCGGASYALLGLLLLATLTRISALSVTVNDVECIYEYVLYEGDTVSGNFVVVDHDIFWSSDHPGIDFTATSPAGNIVHTLKGTSGDKFEFKAPKSGMYKFCFHNPYSTPETVSFYIHVGHIPTEHDLAKDEHLDPINVKLAELKEALESVTAEQKYLKARDTRHRHTNESTRRRVIFYTVAEYLLLALVSGLQVVYIRQLFSKSVAYNRV, from the exons ATGGAGACGACGGGAGGAATTATCAGGTGCGGCGGGGCATCCTACGCCCTTTTAGGCCTCCTTCTTCTCGCCACACTGACCCGTATCTCTGCGCTATCGGTCACCGTAAACGACGTCGAATGCATATACGAGTACGTCTTGTACGAAGGCGACACCGTTTCCGGCAATTTCGTCGTCGTCGATCACGATATCTTCTGGAGCTCCGATCATCCCGGCATCGACTTCACG GCAACATCACCAGCAGGTAATATTGTGCACACTTTGAAAGGAACATCTGGGGACAAGTTTGAGTTTAAGGCCCCTAAAAGTGGAATgtacaaattttgtttccacAATCCCTATTCTACACCAGAGACAGTCTCTTTCTACATTCATGTTGGCCATATTCCCACTGAACATGACCTTGCGAAGGATG AACATTTGGATCCCATCAATGTCAAACTTGCTGAACTAAAGGAAGCTTTGGAATCTGTGACTGCGGAGCAGAAGTATTTGAAAGCTCGTGATACTCGCCATCGCCA TA CAAATGAGAGCACGAGAAGACGTGTTATATTTTACACGGTTGCGGAATACCTCTTGCTTGCACTAGTAAGCGGACTTCAGGTCGTCTACATACGTCAATTGTTCAGTAAATCTGTTGCATACAACCGTGTTTGA
- the LOC121804023 gene encoding stem-specific protein TSJT1-like — protein sequence MLAVFNKSVAKSPVELQQSPQNGAVSALKDGFLATHFSSTHSASFVINLASSGFFAYSSSQVSPFSSRLFAVVDDMFCLFEGHIKNIAVLKQQYGLNKTANEVSIVIEAYRTLRDRGPYPAEQVVRGIAGRFAFVLFDATSQSTFIASDVDGSVPFFWGTDAEGHLVVSTNTEIVKQGCGKSSSPFPKGCFFTSSGGLRSYEHLNELKAVPRVDSSGEVCGMTFKVDEGTRKGKPAMPRVGSDANWSQHY from the exons atgcTGGCCGTTTTCAACAAATCGGTGGCGAAAAGCCCAGTTGAACTGCAGCAGAGCCCCCAAAACGGCGCCGTTTCCGCGCTCAAAGACGGATTCTTGGCGACCCATTTCTCGTCAACACACTCGGCCTCCTTCGTAATCAATCTCGCATCTTCCGGTTTCTTTGCCTACTCTTCTTCCCAGGTTAGT CCTTTTTCCTCCAGACTGTTTGCAGTTGTGGATGATATGTTCTGCTTGTTTGAAGGCCATATCAAAAACATCGCAGTTCTTAAGCAGCAGTACGGCTTGAACAAGACAGCTAACGAAGTAAGCATTGTGATCGAGGCTTACAGGACTCTGAGGGATAGAGGCCCTTATCCTGCTGAGCAAGTTGTGAGGGGAATCGCAGGGAGGTTCGCGTTTGTTCTGTTCGATGCTACTTCACAATCCACGTTTATTGCTTCC GATGTAGACGGGAGCGTACCCTTCTTTTGGGGAACTGATGCTGAAGGCCACCTTGTTGTTTCTACCAACACTGAAATCGTGAAGCAAGGCTGTGGCAAGTCTTCCTCTCCATTTCCCAAAG GATGCTTTTTCACATCATCTGGAGGTTTGAGGAGCTATGAGCATCTAAATGAGTTGAAAGCAGTTCCAAGAGTGGACAGTTCGGGGGAGGTTTGCGGGATGACATTCAAGGTAGATGAAGGCACGCGCAAAGGGAAGCCCGCGATGCCTAGGGTTGGAAGCGACGCAAATTGGTCCCAGCACTATTGA